The following nucleotide sequence is from Gemmatimonas sp..
GAACCCACGACGGCAGCAGCCAACGCCGCTAGCACAATGCGGAGTGTACCACGCCACATGCTCGCCGTGTACAACGCACCGAGGCGACGGTGCAGCCCGCGCGCAAGCATGACCAAGTTCACGTACGACCCAACGGCCGACCCGAGCGCGATACCGGCGGCCGCGACAGAGTAGGATCGCAACGGCACCGCAACGCCGACCGATACGATCACAGAAACCACGATACTCGTAAGAGAGGCGCGAAGTGGCGTTCGATAGTCTTGCAGAGCATAGTACGCTGACCCGAGCAGTTTGACCGAGCCGAAGCTCACGAGCCCGATGGAGTACGCCGCGAGGACCCAGTGCACCGACGTCTGCTCATCGAGACCAAATCGACCAGCACGATAGAGGATGCCGACGCAGTAATCGCCCAGCACGATGAAGGCGACGGCACTCGGGATGATGTAGAAAAGAATGCGCTGCCAGCCACTTCGCACTTTCTCCAACAGCGCATCCATAGCCATCGCACCGGAATCACGCGACAAATCGGGGAGCGCGGCAGCCGCGACTGAAACACCGAAAAGCGACACCGGCAACAGGGCCAGCGTGTTGGCGTACCCTAAGCTTGCGACTGCACCCGATGGCAGAAACGACGCGATGTACAGATCGACAAAAGATGAGATCTGAACGACTCCGAGTGCGGTAACCACGGGCAGTACGTTACGGAGCATCGGCATGACGCCTTCCGCCGCCCGGTCGAGCGTGGGACGAAGCGGGCCCGCCAGTCGAACGACTTCGGGAGCCTGGGCCGCGATCTGCAAGAGCGCACCGCCAAGTGTGGCCCACGCCAGCCAATACGAGAGCGTGGCCGTATCGGGGGCGCGCGGTCCGCCGATGAGGAGTAATGCGATCTGGGCGAGCGACCAGATCGCCGCACTGGCGTAAGACCAGAAGAATCGTCGGTGCGAGTTCTGAATGCCGAGACACCAACCGCTGAGCACCATCAAGCCGGTCATGGGAAACATCACGCGGGTGAGCCGCGTGGTCAGCTCTCGTGTCGCCTCGTCGAAGCCGGCGGCCAGCAGGCTTGTCAGAATGGGCGCTGCCACGATGCCGAGCAGTGTCAGGATCGACGTCGCAACGAGCAGTAGGCCGAGCACCGCATTCGACAGCGCGCGCGCGGCGCGCGGATCCTCGCGCGACAGCAACCGACTGTAAATCGGGACAAAGGCCGCCGACAACGTGCCTTCGCCTAGCAAGTTCCGCACGGCATTGGGAATCTTGAACGCAGCTCCGTATGCGTCGGCAGCCGGTCCCGCGCCGAAGTAGTACGCAAACGCCGTCTGTCGCAGGAGCCCGACCACGCGACTGATGAGGATGCCCGCACCAACGACGAACGCGGAGCGTCCGCCCCCGGCCTCACTCATGAGGCGGCGCGCGTTCCATGCACGAGCGACTGCGCGTGCGATTGCGACGCGTCGCGGAGGCGGAGCAAGAGCCCGACGCCGAATCGCGCGAGATACGGCAGCAAGTTGAGCACGCGCTCCGGTGACTTCCCCATGGGACGCAGCGAGGCGCGCACGTAGGCGAGCTCGCGCATCGCGTCGACTTCGTTCCGCTTCACGCCGCCTAGCACACGGTGCTCGAACTTATCGATTCGGTGCGTGAGGTCGCGCGACAATCCGGCGATCACGTCGTGGTTGACCGGCGAACCGGCACCGTCGACACTGTCGCGCAGCGCACGGAGCTGCGCATCGATCGCCACACGCAGGCGCTCGAGCGTGTCGCTGATCCCGTCGTCGAGCAGGCGCTGGGCAACCTGCTGTTCGGCGGCGTGCGGGTCGCGAAGCATGGCCTCCGACAGACCAAGGCGATCAAGCGCGCGATAGGCATCGCCGTCGATCACCTCTCCGGCCCAGCGCGGAGACGCCACCGGCGCCGGTGCGCCGAGCGCCGACGCGATCGGTGAGACCTGCGCGAAATACGCCAGCTCACCGGGCCCCGCGAGATACGTCAGCGTCGGCAGCAGCGAGCGCTCCAGCACTGGACGTAAGAGCACGTTCGCGCCGAGCGTGCCGGGTTCTGCTTCACGGGCAACGGTGGCAGCCTCTGCGACGGGCACGCGCACCCGCACGCGTTGCACGCCTTCGCCGATCGAAACCAAGCCGGTGTGAAATACCAGGGACAGGCCGTCGATGACATCGACTTGCGGCGCATAGCCAGCGCTCTCGATCGCCTGCGTGCGGGCTGACAACGATTCTGAAACCGCCGCGGCTGCCGTGAGCGCATGGCGCAGGAAGCGATCCGACGCGACGCGGAAGGCGGGATGCGACGCATCGAGTACCGCTATGCCGAGCGGTTCGAGCAGCGACCGGAGCAATTGCACGTACGCGGCGCCGACGGTGGCATGCGGCACATACGCCGCATCGACGGCATCGAGCACGCTCGCCTGCGCGGCCGATCCGCACGCCGTGGTGAGCGCGGCTCTGGCAGCGCTCAGGTCACCGAGCGGCACGTCGGCCATGGCGACGCCTTCCGTCGGTTGCCCGGAAAGGGACAGTGACTGAAGACCGCGCGCCGTCGCGACGTGCGTGACGGCAGCTTCCATCCAATCGGCGTCATCGGTGGCTGCCCAGAACACGGGCGCCACAGGCATATCGATGGCTGCCGAAAGTTCGTCCGCCAACGACAGCGCACTGAGCGCTTTGCTCCAGGTGTACGCCGGCCCGCCGAACAGGCCGGGCTGCTGCCCCGTCGTGACGACCACGCCGCGAGCGGCCGCCTGTGCCAAGCGATCGGCAGCGGCCCCCGTGGCCGCGAAGGCCGGGGCCAGCGTCGTGAGCCAGTCGTAACCATCCAATGAGGCACGCACCTGCAATGCATGTGCGCGCCACGCGGCCGGGGAGTTGGGCCGTTGGGAATACCACTCCGCCCCGACGTCGCCGCGCTGCACCGCTTGAGAAAGCGTGCTGCCGCCCAGCTGGGCCGTGCGTACGATCACGCCGTCTACCGACATCGGAACTGGTTCACGGACAGTCACGCCCTCTGCTCACTTGTGGTACGGTTCGCCTCGAATAATGGTGCCCGCCCGGTACAATTGCTCCGAGAGCACCAGCCGCGCTACCTCATGCGGCAACGTCCACGGGGCGAGCGATAATCGGCGGGCCGCACGGCTGCGGACGGACTCGCCGAGACCATGCGCCCCGCCAATCACGAAAGCCACGCTACGCGCCTGCTCCCGCTGCTCCTGCAGCCAGCCAGCGAATCGGGTGGAGTCCATCGATTCTCCGCCCGGATCGCACGCGATGATCTGCGCATCGCCCGAGATGCGCTCGGAGAGACGCTGGGCCTCGCGATCCATCACCAGCGCCGGCGTGAGTCCGCGTCCTGATTCTTCCTTGACCTCGATCACGTCGAGCGGCCAGTAGCGCGCCGCTCGAGTCTCATAGTCCCGAATGGCATCGGCCAGCCCCGCATGGCGGGGCCGGCCGATTACCAGCAGCGAGATCCGCATGACTCCGGATCCGACGCCGCGTCAACAATCACGCGTAGATGCCGCGCAGACGATGCACGGTGGCCACCCGACTGATCGACAGCATGTACGCGGCCGTCCGCATGTTTACGCGATGCTGCTTCGAAAGCGAAAGTACGTCCTGGAAGCTGCGCGTCATGATGCCGCCAAGTCGTTCGTTGACGTCGGCCTCCGACCAGAAGTAGCCCATGCGATCCTGCACCCACTCGAAGTACGACACCGTCACGCCGCCCGCATTGGCCAGAATGTCCGGAATCACGAAGATGCCCTTCTCATCGAGGATCGGATCGGCGGCGGCGGTAGTCGGACCGTTGGCGCCTTCGCAGATCACCTTGGCGCGGATACGGGCCGCATTCTTCGTGGTGATGACGTTCTCGAGCGCGGCCGGAACCAGAACGTCCACGTCGAGCGTCAGCAGCGTGTCGGCGTCGATCATCTCGGCGCCCGCGAAGCCCTCAAGCGAGCGATGCTTCTGCACATATGCAATCGCGGCATCGACATCGATGCCCTTTGCGTTGTAGAACGATCCGGCCCGATCGCCGATGCCCACGATCTTGCAGCCCTCGGCGGCCATCAATTTGGCCGCCGTCGAGCCGACATTGCCGAAGCCCTGAACGGCGACCGTCGCTCCCTTCATGGAGAGTCCAAGGTGGTCAAGCGCTTCGCGCGTTACGAGCATGCAGCCACGACCCGTGGCTTCACGGCGACCATGCGAGCCGCCCATCTCGATCGGCTTCCCAGTGACGACGGCGTTCTCGGTGCGACCCACATGCATCGAGTAGGTGTCCATGACCCAGGCCATCACCCGCTCGTTCGTATTGACATCCGGTGCCGGCACGTCGGTGTCGGGTCCAAGCAGGGAAATGATGCCCTTGGTGTAGCGGCGCGTCACACGCTCGAGTTCACCGACGCTCATCGTGAGCGGATCACAGATCACGCCGCCCTTTGCGCCGCCGAATGGCAGGTTCACCACGGCACATTTCCACGTCATCCACGCCGCAAGCGCCTTTACTTCTTCGAGCGTCACCTTCATGTCGAAGCGGATGCCGCCCTTCGCCGGACCACGCGACGTGTTGTACAACACGCGGTAGCCCGTGAACACCTCCACGTCCCCGTTGTCGAGCTGCACGGGTACCGAAACGATCAGCTGCTTTTCAGGGTTGCGCAAAATCTTGTAGATGCCGGGCTCGAGATCGAGCAGCTCGGCGGCACGGTCGAAGCGAGACATCATCGCTTCGAACGGATTTTCTTCGTTCAGGAACCTGTCCTTGTCCGGGCGGACGATACTGTCCGTCGGCAGGCGGAGGAGGTCGATAGCCATTTCGCCAGGTATTTTAGGCCGGACTCAGCCGGCGGTGGGAGTGGTGGCCCTGCGCGCCGCCAATACTCGGGCTACAGCCTTATCCAGTATCTCGGCGCCTTGCTCGACCACCACAGTCTGGGAAACATACCAAAGCGCGGCCCCGGCGCGAGGCCAAAGCGGTACCAGTTTGACGGCATCTTTGAGGGTGCAGAGCACCTCTACTGAGGAATCGGCCCGTGCCACGATGTCAGCCACGTCACTCGCCACGAAATCGTGATGGTCCGGATACGCCGCGTGATGCTCGACCACGGCCCCCGCAGCCTCCATCTGACGCCGAAACGCGTCGGGGTCGGCGATCGCACTGACGAGCACGAGTTTTCGTCCGCGAAGCCACGTCAGGTCGTGCTGCAGGCTCCGTGGCCCCCCCGACCCGCCCGCAATCGTGGCAGCGAGACGGATGGTACCGGGCGTCAACC
It contains:
- the murJ gene encoding murein biosynthesis integral membrane protein MurJ, with the translated sequence MSEAGGGRSAFVVGAGILISRVVGLLRQTAFAYYFGAGPAADAYGAAFKIPNAVRNLLGEGTLSAAFVPIYSRLLSREDPRAARALSNAVLGLLLVATSILTLLGIVAAPILTSLLAAGFDEATRELTTRLTRVMFPMTGLMVLSGWCLGIQNSHRRFFWSYASAAIWSLAQIALLLIGGPRAPDTATLSYWLAWATLGGALLQIAAQAPEVVRLAGPLRPTLDRAAEGVMPMLRNVLPVVTALGVVQISSFVDLYIASFLPSGAVASLGYANTLALLPVSLFGVSVAAAALPDLSRDSGAMAMDALLEKVRSGWQRILFYIIPSAVAFIVLGDYCVGILYRAGRFGLDEQTSVHWVLAAYSIGLVSFGSVKLLGSAYYALQDYRTPLRASLTSIVVSVIVSVGVAVPLRSYSVAAAGIALGSAVGSYVNLVMLARGLHRRLGALYTASMWRGTLRIVLAALAAAVVGSVLRYAQVRWLPTAHPRLVGIPVLAGFGVTYLLVAWVMGSAEAARWLRRPVRTVGK
- the bshC gene encoding bacillithiol biosynthesis BshC — translated: MTVREPVPMSVDGVIVRTAQLGGSTLSQAVQRGDVGAEWYSQRPNSPAAWRAHALQVRASLDGYDWLTTLAPAFAATGAAADRLAQAAARGVVVTTGQQPGLFGGPAYTWSKALSALSLADELSAAIDMPVAPVFWAATDDADWMEAAVTHVATARGLQSLSLSGQPTEGVAMADVPLGDLSAARAALTTACGSAAQASVLDAVDAAYVPHATVGAAYVQLLRSLLEPLGIAVLDASHPAFRVASDRFLRHALTAAAAVSESLSARTQAIESAGYAPQVDVIDGLSLVFHTGLVSIGEGVQRVRVRVPVAEAATVAREAEPGTLGANVLLRPVLERSLLPTLTYLAGPGELAYFAQVSPIASALGAPAPVASPRWAGEVIDGDAYRALDRLGLSEAMLRDPHAAEQQVAQRLLDDGISDTLERLRVAIDAQLRALRDSVDGAGSPVNHDVIAGLSRDLTHRIDKFEHRVLGGVKRNEVDAMRELAYVRASLRPMGKSPERVLNLLPYLARFGVGLLLRLRDASQSHAQSLVHGTRAAS
- a CDS encoding 23S rRNA (pseudouridine(1915)-N(3))-methyltransferase RlmH; translation: MRISLLVIGRPRHAGLADAIRDYETRAARYWPLDVIEVKEESGRGLTPALVMDREAQRLSERISGDAQIIACDPGGESMDSTRFAGWLQEQREQARSVAFVIGGAHGLGESVRSRAARRLSLAPWTLPHEVARLVLSEQLYRAGTIIRGEPYHK
- a CDS encoding Glu/Leu/Phe/Val dehydrogenase, giving the protein MAIDLLRLPTDSIVRPDKDRFLNEENPFEAMMSRFDRAAELLDLEPGIYKILRNPEKQLIVSVPVQLDNGDVEVFTGYRVLYNTSRGPAKGGIRFDMKVTLEEVKALAAWMTWKCAVVNLPFGGAKGGVICDPLTMSVGELERVTRRYTKGIISLLGPDTDVPAPDVNTNERVMAWVMDTYSMHVGRTENAVVTGKPIEMGGSHGRREATGRGCMLVTREALDHLGLSMKGATVAVQGFGNVGSTAAKLMAAEGCKIVGIGDRAGSFYNAKGIDVDAAIAYVQKHRSLEGFAGAEMIDADTLLTLDVDVLVPAALENVITTKNAARIRAKVICEGANGPTTAAADPILDEKGIFVIPDILANAGGVTVSYFEWVQDRMGYFWSEADVNERLGGIMTRSFQDVLSLSKQHRVNMRTAAYMLSISRVATVHRLRGIYA